CAGGTATTCGAGATAAAACTTATTGTTCCAATACGCCAACATAGGTGCGTGGTTATACGTCCATGCAGTGGGCTTTGGTGCATCGGCTCTGTTGGCCCGCATGGTTTGTATGTTGTGTACACCCATGGCCGGCGATAACTGCCCATGATGATAATCGACATTTGCCAGTGTGCTACCTATATATCGAACCGTATCTTGAGCACAGGCAACATTTACGTTTGCCATGCAAAAAATGAGAGCAGCTGCACCTATCGTATTCTTCACTACACGCATAATCATTTTGTATTCTTAATCAACCGCCGGATGAATGTTCTTTTTACGGGCACTATCGTTCCATGTTTGTGGCCAGCTGGCACCTGCACTTCTGTCGTTACATTGTTGAATTGTTGAAAGTTGCTGGTGGAATAGGCTTCGTAAATTTTCTTTTGGTAGGAGTCAAAATAAATCAACCACTGATTGCCAAGTTTTACCACGGTTGGGCCTTCTGTAAAAGCATCGCTAAAGGGTGCAGAAATCTTTTCCCATGGCCCATTGATGCTATTGCTAAAAGCAACTTTCAAATTGCGTTCCGGTCTTGTATTGTCTTTGAGCACCAATACAAAATCGTTTGCAGCTCTTCGCACAATCACCGCATCAATCACACTAAAACCCGGGTCAAGAAATAATTGGGTGGGCGAAAATGTTTGAAAGTCTTTGGTGCTGCTGATATACATGCGATGATTGTTGCTGTCAGCCTCCTGCCCTTTTTCGAACCTACCGGGAATGCAACTGGCCCAAATGATGCTGTACGTTTTTGTAGCCGCATCATAAAAAATCTCCGGAGCCCACACATTTACCGTAGTTGGTTCGTGAGCCATTACCGGTATCAAACGTTGTTCACTCCAATGGATTAAATCTTTGGACGAAGCATAACCAAATCCTTTATCGCCACGCCAGCTACTGGTCCACACCAAATGAAAAGTACCGTCAGGGCCTTGTACCATTGACGGATCCCGCATAACTTGCTGATTACCTACGGTTGGCTTCAGCAGCACTGTATCCAAATCTGTCCAGTGTTTGCCATCGAAACTGTAGAGCATGCGTAGCCCCGCATCTGCCGGTTCGTGAAAGGATGTAAACAAATAACCTTTGCCTGCACAAGAAGTCAGGAAAACACAAACTACTATGTAAACAAAATACCGCATGTTTATTTTTCAATCACCAATACCCAGTCGTTACCATTGGCTTCATCGCCCGGTGGATCAAATGTTACTTCACCTTTTTTAGTAAAGGTTTCAATTGCTATCTGGTCGCCGGTAGCAGGCTTTATCCAATAGGCTTTTGTAGGTGTAAACATGATTCGGTTCATGTACAATTTAAATGACCGACCGGTGTATACATAAAACATGGCCAGCTTATAAGAAGCTGCAGCTGCTACACGGGCATAGCGTTCACCATTGTCCACAACCAAATGCTGTGCGGATGCATGCTGAAAAAAATCTTTGCTTTCAACCAGTTTTTTCAGCTGTTGCATTTGCGTAGCACCCGGTGCCAGCAATGCTTGTTTCCAATTCATGGTCACACCATAATTGGCGGTCCAATCACCAGCATTGTTGAATTGCATCACCGCATTTTCGCCATAGGTAAAACCAGCACCACCGGCAAAAACACTCCAGTAAGCATAGCGGCGCAAATCAGCATCGGTCCAGCGGGGTTGCAAACTATCGTGCAAACCATGCGGAATGTTTTCATACGAAGGCTCACCATCCAACGTTGGTTTTACCGGGCTGAGTTTGTAATCCAGTGCCACGTACTTCCAGTTGTCTTCGCCAAAGTGATGTGTTTCCGTAGCTACGGTATCCTGCGCATAATCTTTATGCCCACTCTGAAACATATTGAAATCGAGCCAGCTACTGTTGTGAAACCATTCGCTGGAAGTTGTTCTTCCCCTTGGGTGAAAAGTCATGAGGTGATGGGGATCGTATTGCTTGATGGTTTTACCCAGCACTTCCCAAACTTCGCCACCTTCTGAACCTCTTACATCGCCACCATTCAGCCAAATGATATTCGATTTCTTAGCAAAACGCTGTGCCAAAAATTGGCCATACACGGCAGCTTGTTCCGGCGTTACTTTTCCGCCTTTCACGTTACTTCCCCACACTGGTACCAGTGCCATATACATACCCCGTTTGGCCGCTTCATCTACAATGTATTCTACGTGATCCCAATAATCGTATGCATCTGCATTATCAGGATTTTTCCCTTCCGTTACATTGGGCTTCGACACATCTTCATTTCGCAAAGCCAAATCGCCGTACACATTTTTGGTATTGTTCATGTCGTGCAGCACCATTACCTGTATCACATTAAATCCCTGCGACTTTCTTACATCCAGGTAGTGCACCGCATCCTGCCGATTGCATTTTACAAACAACAACCAGCCGGTATCGCCCAACCAAAAAAAGGGTTTTCCATCAGCCGTTTGAAAATACCGTTGATTAGAAGACACTTGCAACAAAGGCAACTGCGCCTGTGCAAACAAGTGAAGCAACATGCCTATCGATACTAAAAACTTCTTCATAATCCTAAATCAGTTATTCAATCTTGAACAGTGAATTGATGGGTGTTGCTGTTGTACACAATGGAAGCTTTGCCATTGCTCAGGATATAGACGCCTTCTTCTTTGCCAGATACAGGTTTCATGCCCGCAGCTTTTTCCAATATTGCTGCATCTATATTGGCAGGCAAAACGGGTAAGCTACCACCCGCCATCAAAACAGCAATTCCAAATTCGGGATAATTATCACCGCTGTACATCACTGCTTTCTCAGGAAACTTCTTTTTGTATTCGAGTACAGCACGGTACACTTGCCCGAAGCTGGTCTTTTTGGTTTCAGCAACCGTGCATGTTGGCGTGGCGCCAGGCTTACGCCACCAGCAGGTGCATACAAAGTGCCATCTGCCTGATAGTGCCAGTAGCGTATGTCGATAATGTTGATGAGTGCTGCATATTTGGGCTTCGCCAAAATACTATCCTGCACATCTTTTGTTGTGCTCAACGCAATGAGCGGTTGCTTGCCGGTTTCCTTTTTCCACTCTGCAATTACATCCAGCCAAAATTGCACAAAGTGCAAAGGACCGGTATATTCTTCGCTAATGCTGTGAATAACCGCATGGTTATTGCTGAAGTTATTGAGACACTGCTGTATGTATTGGCGGTGCAATGCTCTGCGAACCGGATGGCTGATGTCATAAAATTGTTCGGCGTAAAAAATGCGTTTGTCGCCTGCATAATTCACCGGCTCTACAAAACCTGTGTTATTGATATTGTTGGCCGTACGCCATGGAAAATCAGCATAGTGGGCTCCGGCTTCAATAATGTTGTGCTGGAAGTAATGATGTTGCAGCAATACCAAACCGTTAGCATCGGCTTCATTGGCAAATGATTGTAAACGGTTCCAATAAAAAGCATTGTACTTGGTCAAATCATACTTACTCAATCCATCCCATGCCGTGCCTTGGCCACTGCGGGCAAATGGCTGCTCATAAAATGGTGGCCACACTTCAGCATCCATTCTTCGCACCCGCTGATGATCATCTCTCCTTCTGTCGTACCAAAGACCATAGTTGTGTTCCAACATTACGGTGCCTGTCGCCTTCATGTCAACAGCCACTTCTTTAATATTATCGGTCAAACCTTTGCCGTAGCGTCCGGGTACAAAACGAGTAAGGTGCGGTTTGGCATTGGCAATGTCTTTGGCGCTAAGGCTACCACTCCACCATTGTACATTGGTACGTTTACCAGCCAGTAAATGGCCATCTCTTACCAATACCCCTTGCTTCAGTTGTGGAATTGGAAAGGGATCAGCTGGTCGGGAAACAATTTCTACAATATCAGTAATGG
The Phnomibacter ginsenosidimutans genome window above contains:
- a CDS encoding glycoside hydrolase family 43 protein is translated as MRYFVYIVVCVFLTSCAGKGYLFTSFHEPADAGLRMLYSFDGKHWTDLDTVLLKPTVGNQQVMRDPSMVQGPDGTFHLVWTSSWRGDKGFGYASSKDLIHWSEQRLIPVMAHEPTTVNVWAPEIFYDAATKTYSIIWASCIPGRFEKGQEADSNNHRMYISSTKDFQTFSPTQLFLDPGFSVIDAVIVRRAANDFVLVLKDNTRPERNLKVAFSNSINGPWEKISAPFSDAFTEGPTVVKLGNQWLIYFDSYQKKIYEAYSTSNFQQFNNVTTEVQVPAGHKHGTIVPVKRTFIRRLIKNTK
- a CDS encoding glycoside hydrolase family 140 protein, which gives rise to MKKFLVSIGMLLHLFAQAQLPLLQVSSNQRYFQTADGKPFFWLGDTGWLLFVKCNRQDAVHYLDVRKSQGFNVIQVMVLHDMNNTKNVYGDLALRNEDVSKPNVTEGKNPDNADAYDYWDHVEYIVDEAAKRGMYMALVPVWGSNVKGGKVTPEQAAVYGQFLAQRFAKKSNIIWLNGGDVRGSEGGEVWEVLGKTIKQYDPHHLMTFHPRGRTTSSEWFHNSSWLDFNMFQSGHKDYAQDTVATETHHFGEDNWKYVALDYKLSPVKPTLDGEPSYENIPHGLHDSLQPRWTDADLRRYAYWSVFAGGAGFTYGENAVMQFNNAGDWTANYGVTMNWKQALLAPGATQMQQLKKLVESKDFFQHASAQHLVVDNGERYARVAAAASYKLAMFYVYTGRSFKLYMNRIMFTPTKAYWIKPATGDQIAIETFTKKGEVTFDPPGDEANGNDWVLVIEK